From one Pseudanabaena sp. FACHB-2040 genomic stretch:
- the dcd gene encoding dCTP deaminase, whose translation MIKNDAWINQMAQEGMIEPFEPKLVRHIDLDTLGVKRPVISYGLSSYGYDIRLSPSEFRIFRHIPGTVVDPKNFNPDNLEPTALRTDENGSYFILPAHSYGLGVALERISVPDNISVICIGKSTYARCGIVANLTPAEAGWRGHLTLEFSNSSSADCRMYANEGVVQLIFFEGEQCQVSYEARRGKYQDQPEQVTLARV comes from the coding sequence ATGATCAAAAACGATGCCTGGATTAATCAAATGGCCCAAGAGGGCATGATTGAGCCGTTTGAGCCAAAGCTAGTGCGCCACATTGACCTAGATACTCTGGGTGTAAAGCGCCCAGTGATTAGCTACGGCCTCTCTTCCTACGGCTACGACATTCGCCTGTCGCCCTCTGAATTTCGCATCTTCCGCCACATTCCTGGGACTGTGGTTGATCCCAAAAACTTCAACCCCGACAACCTAGAACCTACCGCCCTCCGCACCGATGAAAACGGCAGCTACTTTATCCTTCCAGCCCATAGTTACGGCTTGGGAGTTGCGCTAGAAAGAATCTCGGTGCCCGACAACATCAGCGTTATTTGCATTGGTAAAAGTACTTATGCCCGCTGTGGCATTGTCGCCAACCTCACGCCCGCAGAAGCTGGTTGGCGTGGTCACCTGACCCTGGAGTTTTCCAACTCCTCTAGCGCCGACTGCCGCATGTATGCCAACGAAGGCGTGGTGCAGCTCATTTTCTTTGAAGGCGAGCAGTGCCAGGTCAGCTACGAAGCCCGTCGCGGCAAGTACCAAGACCAGCCTGAGCAGGTGACGCTAGCGCGAGTATAA